The Panthera leo isolate Ple1 chromosome A3, P.leo_Ple1_pat1.1, whole genome shotgun sequence genome contains the following window.
CCTGTTGCCGACAGGAGAGCCAGGAAATATCAGAGATCAGGGCCTgacccccccctccttcccccccccaccacccccccccccccccccccactgcctcgCCTGCTACTTACCCGCGGCAGCAACTTGACCTAATCATGTGAAGGGTCTGAGCCTCAGGTTTCCCCTTCTGTAATAGGAGGGCAGGGTGGCTGCAGGGCCTCACAAGTGTCGCTGCTATTGTCACCATCAACCCGGGAAGGGTTTTCTGCCCTGAACTTCTCCCTTTACCAGGACTGCAAATCTATCAGTCACGTGCGCCCTTTTCTGACACACGGCACGGCACCCAGACCATCTCATTTCATCCCTATGTTGTCCCCAGGGAGCAGGTGTGGCTACTTGCACCTTACacatgaggaagagagaggtgaCTGGAGGGTGACCTCCTCTGAGGAGCCAGAGCCGAGATCTAGACGGTTGCCTGTTAACCTGTTTGATTCCGTTTGTTTTTTTAGCAACGAAATCTCCCCTTCCAGCAAGGCTGCACGTGAAGTCCGGTTTGtgaagcagagagcagagggctGGGCCAGAGCTGGGTTCCAGGAGTGGAGCCCCGCCTTGTGGTCTTGCTTTGTGGATTCTGTTTCTCGAGCCTTGGAGAGGAGTGCAGGGGGCGCTGCTTGCAAACCCTCGGTCCAAGTCAACTGTCTCTGGGAACAAGTGAGCAGCAGGCCCCAAGGAGGGAGGAGACctggccaaagtcacacagcggGCTCATGGCCCAGCTGGGCTCCCCTCAAGACTCCCGAGACCAAGTCCAGAAGTCAGCAGAACCCGGGCAGGATTAGGGACAgcactccccacccacccacctggtAGCTGAGCTGTGTTTAATGGTGGTCTTGCATGCCCACCGCACGGGGCCAAATTCAATATTCCACCTGTTGATCTCCTCATTTCCCAGTGCCCCCTTTTCTCACACCCCAGAGGGGcaaggctttttatttttcagacttcagaactgtgaaatgtcacatacacacagaaaacatATCCATACCAAGAAATAGACTGTCATCTGGGTCCTAAAAGCAGCTGGGTGGCCCTGCCTGCCCTTCTGTCTCCCAGGAGTCACCTACCAAATCTGCTTTCAGACACAGCCTGTCCCTGCTTCTTTGTATGTTTGCATCACCTGTCTACACATCCCTCCACACAACTGCTCGTTGCCTATTTTAgctttatgtaagtggaatcatgctcTGTGCATGCTTTTGTGATTCTTGTGCCCCACATCATGCTGGTAAGATGCATCTGTTTTGTTATGGGTAGCCGGCTGCAATTCATCCACTTTCTTTGCTGTCGAGCATTGCGTCGTATGAGCATACGTGATTTATGTCTTCGTTCTTCTGTGATGGGCGTTTGCATTGTTTTCTATTGGGGGCTATTGTGGACAGTGGTACCACACCGCTTCCTGGCCAGATTTGCGCTCCTGTATCCAGAAAGAGTGAGGCCCAAGGAGGAAAGGTCTCTTAGAAGAGAGTCAGCCAGGTGTAGTCCCCAGAGTGACAGAGGTCCAAGGACTCCCCATTTCCTAAGCTCTCCATGCCCCAAGCCTGGCAAGACCATAGACACAGCCAGCAAAGTAgatgaattttcaaaattttattgtaaaacaGAGCATAAGTCACAGGGAGTAGAAAACTTTCCACTTAACATACACAACacacattcactgagcacctgctaagGGCCAGGTCATGTGTTCGGCCCCCACGGGGACCTGAAACACACAAGCCATGCTCCCTGCTCTcgggagctcacagtctggtgcaggagacagacagaggctCAACCATCTTTCAAACAAGTCTCAGAATGTCAGAAGTGCTAAAATGGTCCAAGAGCAATTCCTCCCTCCCAGGAGACAAGGAGAGAACACCAGGGGGGCTGCTTCTGTGCTGTGCCCTGGGGGTTGGGAGCTTTTGACTGGACGGATGGGGGAGGAAAGCACTGCCCGCAGCTGTAAAAGGTCTGGAGTACAGATGGTACTGGGGCCTGGTCAGTGGAGTCCAGACTTCAGGAatgttacagaaagaaaaattgcgGGGACCAACAAAATACGctgacttttcatttgtttaggtTGAGTTGTTACAAAAATAAGCCAggtaaatgaaaaaggagagttgctttcaccctcccctgctcctttccAGAAAGGACAGTCTCCAAATAAAGGACTCTCCTTCAAATTGGATGCAattggctttgaaaaaaaaaaagatgaaatccttATCTTCCGTCTTGCCACAGACTCTAAAAGCTTTCCCCACGAGACAGCTTGCAAAACAAGGTTGGGCAGGCCAGCGAGTGACAGGAGGGATCCGGGACATGGACACTGGGGCAAGGCAGGAGGGTGAGGAGTCGGcgagaggagagcagagggccAGGCTGGCCAAGGCGCCTGGCTTTTGTCCGGAAGCCACAGGCAGCACTGAAAGGCTTGGAGCAGTGCTGTGGCTCAAGCTGCACTTTAGAAAGACCGCTGTGGAGGCAGCATGGAGGTTGGTTAGCTGAGGAGGCTGCTGCTGGAGTCCTGTTAGCAGGGCTCTTGCATATCCTTCTGAGGGTCCACCCCACCGAGGCTGCTCCTCAGAGCCCCACAACAGCCAGGAGACGTCGGGCAGGGTGGAGACGTGTCTCTGGAGTCATCGATGTTGGGAGTGGGGGAAGTGAGGTACAGACACACTAACGTTCCATCTGGAAGTAGAACTTGGTGACCAACATGGCCTCCTCGGGCGTGTTGGTGAGGCTGACGGGCCGGTCGGCCTCCAGGGCTGTGCAGAGGAACCAGCCTGGGCAGGCAGCAGACTCGAAGCTGGTGGTGGGGCCGCTGTCTGAGCGGATGAACGTGAAGCGCTTATCTTGCTCCTTGTTCTTGCTCAGGTCAGTGATGTTAACTGCCTGGAAGCCAAGACATGAGCAGTGAGAACGGGGAGGCACGGAGGTCCTGTgctgcccccttctccccaccgTGACATGGCCTCTGGCTGGCCCAGAGCAAGTGCTGGAGAAACACTGACCTGGGACCAGTCACGTGTCCTACACCTCCTAGGACAGCAGAGTCTGTCCCACTGTCACACCTTGACTTTGAAAAATCTGGCCACTCTAGCCATGGGCCAATAAGTTTGGTAAGCACATGGTACCATCAGCAGAGACCAAGGCATGTGGAGGCTGGTGCTCTGTCAAGGTCTATGCCTCTGGAAAGAGGGCATGGTGGAGAAGGATAGGTGCCCCTATCCACTGGTGGGGGCAAGTGACAGTGCCATGCTCACAGCTACTCACGTTGGGTTAAGATCTTGTCCAACAAGCACCTAAGACAAAGCCATCTTTTCCCAGGGCTGGCAGCCCATTAATATTGCAGGGATCAAGGAATACAGGGCCCTGAACAGGATGCCAACTCATGGGTTTGAGTAGATAAGGATTGGAAGAGAAGGGTCCTGAAGCTTGGCTTCACTGGAAGGTGGCAAGCCTAAGCGGGTTGGGGCCCCTCAGGCAAGAGAGTGACCCACAGAGAATGAGATCCCAAATGAACAATCCTTCTTCGCCCCCTCCCTTACTGAGACTAGACTTAGCCACGCAATGGGCTTCAGCCAATGGGACATTAATGGTATGGTGCAAGCAGGGGTTTGATAAGCATTTGCACAGTGAGGCttgtcattttggaaaaatcCCTCGTAGGAAGCCAGCCGCCATGCTGTAAGG
Protein-coding sequences here:
- the LOC122216315 gene encoding interleukin-1 receptor antagonist protein isoform X3, yielding MQAFRIWDVNQKTFYLRNNQLVAGYLQGPSTKLEEKLNVVPIESHAMFLGIHGGKLCLACVKSGDETRLQLEAVNITDLSKNKEQDKRFTFIRSDSGPTTSFESAACPGWFLCTALEADRPVSLTNTPEEAMLVTKFYFQMER